One genomic segment of Aquipluma nitroreducens includes these proteins:
- a CDS encoding MBL fold metallo-hydrolase, with product MNLKTNFLTLFLILISGIFASAQEVFKNNDLTITKLEKNMWVVETSDNTTMYIIEGSKKAMLIDNGTKCEKLDEVIRQITQKPLIVMITHIHPDHAGNIKYFDQIYFHPGDTVLMRTMKVAYNGKINYVKDGEKFDLGGTTIEVLFTPGHTPGSIVLLDRKAGNCYSGDAFGSGQVWMQLEPHVSMAIYAQSCRTMEALMDKGITKIYCGHYPYVKKAYDKTYMTEMRQLAEELSKGKTSTAKPYPTKVAIGTQNPMIITKGSASIVYDPAKIN from the coding sequence ATGAACCTAAAAACTAATTTTTTAACATTATTCCTGATCTTGATTTCAGGAATCTTTGCTTCTGCTCAGGAAGTATTCAAAAACAACGACCTCACAATTACCAAGCTTGAAAAGAACATGTGGGTGGTCGAGACTTCCGACAATACCACCATGTACATCATCGAAGGCTCGAAAAAAGCCATGCTTATTGATAATGGAACCAAGTGTGAAAAGTTGGATGAAGTAATCAGGCAAATTACCCAAAAGCCACTCATTGTGATGATTACGCATATTCATCCCGATCATGCCGGAAACATTAAGTATTTCGATCAAATTTATTTTCATCCGGGCGATACTGTTTTAATGCGCACGATGAAGGTTGCCTACAATGGAAAAATCAACTACGTGAAAGATGGTGAGAAATTCGATCTGGGAGGAACTACAATCGAAGTTCTATTCACGCCCGGACATACTCCCGGCTCAATCGTTTTGCTCGATCGAAAAGCTGGTAACTGCTATTCTGGTGATGCTTTTGGTTCCGGGCAAGTTTGGATGCAACTCGAACCACATGTATCAATGGCCATTTATGCACAATCGTGCCGTACCATGGAAGCCTTGATGGATAAGGGAATCACCAAAATTTACTGCGGCCATTATCCATATGTGAAGAAAGCCTACGACAAAACCTACATGACCGAAATGCGCCAACTGGCCGAAGAATTATCGAAAGGCAAAACCAGCACTGCAAAACCTTATCCTACCAAAGTCGCAATAGGTACTCAAAATCCAATGATAATCACTAAAGGTAGTGCCAGCATTGTTTACGACCCCGCAAAAATTAATTAA
- a CDS encoding alpha/beta hydrolase, whose amino-acid sequence MKKIIASILLICSICVAFAQMPPMGKVEYKTMPSKILKQDREYAIYLPKSYSTNPDKKYPVLYLLHGGGGTHTDWPEKGRLTDVINPLIDSGEAADMIVVCPEAGKNFMNYFNNPDWMYEDYFFQELVPFIESNYRVVADKKHRAIAGLSMGGGGTVIYAAHHPELFSAAYSMSGYFYRHDNLFWINFNDPVVKKVHQLVEDNNCVKYVKNADKTKIEAMKTVKWFVDCGDDDFTFKANTEFVLAMSEAGIPYQFRVRDGGHTWEYWHTALYIALPFVSNNFRN is encoded by the coding sequence ATGAAAAAAATAATAGCATCAATTCTCCTGATTTGCTCTATTTGTGTTGCATTTGCCCAAATGCCCCCCATGGGAAAAGTGGAATACAAAACCATGCCCAGCAAAATCTTGAAACAGGATCGCGAATATGCGATTTACCTACCCAAAAGTTATTCAACTAACCCGGACAAAAAATATCCTGTGCTTTACTTACTGCATGGCGGGGGCGGAACTCATACCGATTGGCCTGAGAAAGGCCGTTTGACTGATGTTATTAATCCATTGATTGATTCGGGTGAAGCTGCCGATATGATTGTGGTTTGCCCTGAAGCCGGAAAGAATTTTATGAACTACTTCAACAATCCCGACTGGATGTACGAAGATTACTTCTTTCAGGAATTGGTGCCTTTTATTGAATCCAATTACCGGGTAGTTGCTGATAAAAAGCACCGTGCCATTGCCGGTTTGTCGATGGGTGGAGGTGGAACTGTAATTTATGCCGCTCATCATCCTGAACTTTTTTCTGCTGCATATTCCATGAGTGGATATTTTTATCGTCACGACAATCTTTTCTGGATCAATTTCAACGACCCGGTAGTAAAAAAGGTACACCAACTCGTGGAAGACAACAACTGTGTTAAGTATGTGAAAAATGCCGACAAGACCAAAATTGAAGCGATGAAAACGGTAAAATGGTTTGTCGATTGCGGCGACGACGATTTCACATTTAAAGCCAATACCGAATTTGTTTTAGCAATGTCAGAGGCCGGAATACCTTATCAATTCCGCGTCCGCGATGGCGGTCATACCTGGGAATATTGGCATACCGCCTTGTACATCGCACTGCCTTTTGTATCCAATAATTTCAGAAATTAA
- a CDS encoding esterase — MIKSIKYIASIGLLACFSLAGNAQFPGYKPTPGDTLKSIRISADKKVTFSIYAPIASEVTVSGDFQQTYGALKLQKDQIGIWSVTVGPVAPDLYTYDFSVDGMKVIDPKNIQLKEGAGGYSNLLEVQGKEADYLAVKNVPHGKLEKVWFNAATLGKTSRVHVYTPPGYENMKGKLPVLYLQHGGGDNDASWATAGRANFILDNLLAEGKVKPMIVVMPFGNPGRGFFSGAGVDADPYYNYFFKDLVPYIESHYNAGTTRESRAYAGLSMGGLQALNMGIFYPEKFAYVLPLSTGFFPEILKSMEEKYTSNLKNPEINKLKLFWIAMGGEKDIAYQNGENTKALFDKFGIKYQTNSYPAGHTFITWRHNLVEFAPLLFK, encoded by the coding sequence ATGATAAAATCAATAAAATATATCGCGTCAATTGGGCTTTTGGCTTGTTTTTCATTGGCCGGAAATGCCCAATTCCCGGGATACAAACCAACTCCGGGCGACACACTCAAATCGATTCGTATTTCAGCCGATAAAAAAGTAACCTTCAGCATTTATGCACCAATAGCCTCGGAAGTCACCGTTTCAGGCGACTTTCAGCAAACGTATGGTGCGTTGAAACTTCAGAAAGATCAGATTGGAATTTGGTCGGTAACAGTTGGTCCAGTTGCGCCCGATTTATATACTTACGATTTTTCGGTTGATGGAATGAAGGTTATCGATCCGAAAAACATCCAGTTGAAGGAAGGTGCTGGCGGATATTCTAACCTGCTTGAAGTTCAGGGCAAAGAAGCCGATTACCTGGCTGTGAAAAATGTACCACACGGAAAACTCGAAAAGGTTTGGTTCAACGCGGCCACTTTGGGGAAAACCAGTCGGGTACATGTTTACACACCTCCGGGTTACGAAAATATGAAAGGCAAATTGCCGGTGCTTTATTTACAGCATGGTGGCGGCGATAATGATGCTTCGTGGGCAACGGCCGGACGAGCCAATTTTATTTTGGATAATTTGCTGGCTGAAGGGAAAGTGAAACCTATGATCGTTGTCATGCCTTTCGGAAATCCTGGCAGAGGTTTCTTTTCAGGCGCCGGGGTGGACGCCGATCCGTATTACAACTATTTCTTCAAAGATTTGGTACCTTATATCGAATCGCATTACAACGCAGGTACAACTCGCGAAAGCCGGGCTTATGCAGGCCTTTCCATGGGCGGACTTCAGGCTTTAAATATGGGCATTTTTTATCCAGAAAAGTTTGCGTACGTACTGCCGCTCAGCACTGGTTTCTTTCCTGAAATCCTGAAATCGATGGAAGAAAAGTACACCTCGAATTTGAAAAATCCTGAAATCAATAAGCTGAAGCTTTTCTGGATAGCGATGGGTGGTGAGAAAGATATTGCTTACCAAAACGGCGAAAATACCAAAGCGTTGTTCGACAAATTCGGCATAAAATACCAAACCAACAGCTATCCTGCCGGACATACTTTTATTACCTGGCGGCACAACCTGGTTGAATTTGCACCACTGCTTTTTAAATAA
- a CDS encoding carboxylesterase/lipase family protein, with the protein MNRLIPLLLVTLFFACTTAQKIDKIDVNSVKVKSGIISGKTSDDQVVKIFMGVPFAAPPVGDLRWKAPQPVAAWEGVRACVAPPASAIQAPPKPFMCWSKEFMAPESPLSEDCLYLNVWTTAKTAQDKMPVMVWIHGGAFTGGSGTVPLYDGEAISRKGVVFVTINYRLGILGFLAHPELSAESELKTSGNYGILDQIAALKWVKENIAEFGGDQNNVTIDGQSAGSFSVNMLVVSPLAKGLFQKAIAQSGGMFGKQLSLGSTLKAAEENGKQLTEKLKIANMAAFRAMPADSLLKIQTRIGVTVDNVVIPPVYDTFAAGKHNDVAVISGWNADDGVSFGPAPKAAQFQENVKKQYGDKADAFLKLFPAKTDEEAAQSQKLISQLFFGWNNYAWVRLQASKGTGKAYLYYFKRVPPGEPNYGAFHSAEFGYALHNLKKWNRPFTDVDYKVEDSMSSYWVNFAKTGDPNGEGLPVWPAFNENDPQIIELGDEVKAAPLPYREQLKFMDELNN; encoded by the coding sequence ATGAACCGATTAATTCCCTTATTGCTTGTCACTCTTTTCTTTGCCTGTACCACGGCTCAGAAAATAGACAAAATTGATGTGAATTCAGTGAAGGTTAAATCAGGAATTATCTCCGGGAAAACCTCTGATGATCAGGTTGTAAAAATCTTCATGGGAGTTCCGTTTGCTGCGCCGCCTGTAGGCGATTTGCGCTGGAAAGCCCCTCAACCTGTAGCTGCATGGGAAGGCGTTCGTGCCTGTGTGGCTCCACCGGCATCGGCTATTCAAGCTCCGCCTAAACCGTTTATGTGCTGGTCTAAAGAGTTTATGGCTCCTGAATCGCCGCTCAGCGAGGACTGTTTGTACCTGAATGTATGGACAACGGCCAAGACCGCACAAGATAAAATGCCGGTAATGGTTTGGATTCATGGTGGCGCATTTACAGGAGGTTCAGGTACTGTGCCGCTTTACGACGGCGAAGCGATCTCGCGCAAAGGTGTCGTGTTTGTGACCATCAACTATCGACTTGGCATTTTGGGCTTCCTTGCTCATCCTGAACTTTCAGCCGAATCGGAACTTAAAACTTCAGGAAACTATGGAATTCTTGATCAGATTGCAGCCCTGAAATGGGTGAAGGAAAATATTGCAGAGTTTGGTGGCGACCAGAATAATGTGACTATCGACGGACAATCAGCCGGATCTTTCAGCGTAAATATGTTGGTTGTTTCACCTTTAGCTAAAGGCTTGTTCCAAAAAGCCATTGCACAAAGTGGCGGAATGTTTGGCAAACAGCTTTCGCTGGGTAGCACTTTGAAAGCGGCAGAAGAGAATGGCAAACAGTTGACCGAAAAACTGAAGATTGCCAACATGGCGGCTTTCAGGGCTATGCCTGCCGATTCGCTGTTGAAAATTCAGACACGAATTGGCGTAACTGTTGACAATGTGGTAATTCCACCAGTTTACGATACGTTCGCTGCCGGAAAGCACAACGATGTGGCTGTAATTTCGGGCTGGAATGCCGACGACGGCGTTTCTTTTGGTCCTGCACCTAAGGCAGCCCAGTTTCAGGAGAATGTTAAAAAGCAATACGGCGACAAAGCTGATGCTTTTTTGAAACTGTTTCCGGCGAAAACCGATGAGGAAGCCGCACAGTCGCAGAAACTGATTTCGCAGCTTTTCTTTGGTTGGAACAACTATGCCTGGGTTCGTTTACAGGCCTCGAAGGGCACCGGAAAAGCTTACCTGTATTATTTCAAACGCGTGCCTCCGGGAGAACCGAACTACGGAGCTTTCCATTCGGCTGAATTTGGCTATGCCCTACACAACCTGAAAAAATGGAACCGCCCGTTTACCGATGTCGATTATAAAGTTGAAGATTCGATGAGCAGTTATTGGGTGAATTTTGCCAAAACCGGCGACCCCAATGGCGAAGGCCTACCTGTTTGGCCAGCTTTCAACGAAAATGATCCTCAGATTATCGAGCTCGGCGACGAAGTAAAAGCCGCTCCGCTGCCGTACAGAGAACAATTGAAATTCATGGACGAACTCAATAACTAA
- a CDS encoding esterase encodes MKKILLFIFCLAFIAGTQAQELSNFMNQKPIVSPEIGSKEVTFRLMAPNADTVKINGGFTPTVKMKTSFGTMDVPSSVNLKKDEKGLWSITLPLPEPELYTYSFIVDGVAVNDPVNIFMQRDGTRYLSVLLVPGKKTENYLEAKQRGNLQQVWYDSPTIGFNRRMFVYTPYGYETSGKSYPVLYLLHGAGGDEDAWSTMGRARQILDNLIEKGQAVPMICVMPNGNPNQMAAKTTMLTESEFDFRDPSKQNLYINSIAKDIVPYIEKNYRVIADPDHRAISGLSMGGGHTIALANEYPGMFQYICPLSMGLWGEQPDIDAKLQGLKKAGYKMYWLACGNTDFVYDSAKKLDAKLTENGLKHTFFVTEGGHTWANWRVYLNTMAPQLFR; translated from the coding sequence ATGAAAAAAATTCTGTTATTCATTTTCTGCCTTGCATTCATTGCAGGGACACAAGCTCAGGAACTTTCCAATTTCATGAATCAGAAACCTATCGTTTCTCCTGAAATTGGTTCAAAAGAAGTAACGTTTAGGCTGATGGCTCCAAATGCCGACACGGTGAAAATTAATGGTGGTTTTACACCAACTGTAAAGATGAAAACGTCATTCGGGACTATGGACGTTCCTAGCAGTGTAAATCTTAAGAAAGACGAGAAAGGACTTTGGTCAATCACACTGCCACTTCCAGAACCCGAACTTTATACTTACAGTTTCATTGTTGATGGAGTAGCAGTTAACGACCCAGTCAACATTTTTATGCAACGCGACGGTACCCGTTACTTAAGCGTTCTGCTTGTTCCGGGTAAAAAAACTGAGAATTATTTAGAGGCCAAACAACGCGGCAACTTGCAACAGGTTTGGTACGACTCGCCAACCATAGGGTTTAATCGCCGCATGTTTGTTTATACGCCTTACGGTTACGAAACCAGCGGGAAAAGTTATCCTGTTCTTTACCTGTTGCATGGAGCCGGTGGCGACGAAGATGCCTGGAGTACCATGGGACGCGCCCGTCAAATTCTGGATAACCTGATTGAAAAAGGTCAGGCTGTTCCTATGATTTGTGTAATGCCAAATGGAAATCCCAATCAAATGGCAGCTAAAACCACCATGCTTACTGAGAGTGAATTTGATTTCAGGGATCCGTCGAAACAAAACCTCTACATAAACAGTATTGCAAAAGACATTGTCCCTTACATTGAAAAGAATTACCGGGTAATTGCCGATCCTGATCACCGGGCCATTTCAGGTCTTTCGATGGGTGGCGGACACACCATCGCTTTGGCCAATGAATATCCGGGCATGTTTCAATATATATGTCCATTAAGCATGGGGTTGTGGGGAGAACAGCCCGACATCGATGCAAAACTACAGGGACTTAAAAAGGCCGGTTACAAAATGTACTGGCTGGCATGCGGCAATACCGATTTTGTTTACGATAGTGCCAAAAAGCTTGATGCCAAATTAACTGAAAACGGATTGAAGCATACCTTCTTTGTAACCGAAGGTGGTCATACCTGGGCCAACTGGCGGGTATATCTGAACACTATGGCACCACAATTATTTAGATAG
- a CDS encoding glycoside hydrolase family 3 C-terminal domain-containing protein, whose product MKIAGLTIVIAMLLILTNQVNAQKHVSSLLQYDKQIDGIISQMTLDEKVNMLHAKFMFVSAGVERLGIADMRYADGPFGVREEMQPKGWMPLGWENDKATFFPTGSALAATWSPELAYSYGTGMARETRLRGKDMILGPAINIQRIPTGGRTYEYLSEDPFLSSKLAVGYTKGVQDNGVAVCVKHFALNNQENNRGTVNVIVGERAMREIYLPPFRATVEEGDAYGFMSAYNKVNGWWCAENDILLNKILRQDWGFAGMVISDWGGTHSTVGSVKAGLNVEMPDQKFLGQALIDSVKAGKVSEEVINQRVREILRVRLAIKPIPETEANKEMTSQPAQQKIAYQVASKSIVLLKNDGILPLQLKSKPVIAVIGANATQIMGSGGMGAGVKTLYEITPLEGLKSRIGDKAEIIFAQGYDPVTFSFADMFRKKTPEEVEKKAQEKKIIAEKLTKEALEVVAKANLVLFIGGDNRAVETEGSDRKDIFLPSGQDELIKKIAAVNPNIVTVLTSGAPNDLNVVNPLSKALLISWFNGSEGGNALADVLVGNISPSGRLPFTLPVKLEDSPAYALGNYPQGGKNADVFANLVSETDPAGKTQAKKEDKPKDDPNTALYSEESLVGYRWFDTKKIQVMYPFGYGLTYTTFQYSNLKTNKVKYGKDEVIAVSFELKNTGKSIADEVAQVYVHRVNPSVEWPEKELKEFSRVSLNPGESKIVKLEIPVKNLQYWNETKQAWNDDLCKLELLVGASAGDVKLKKEVTLR is encoded by the coding sequence ATGAAAATAGCTGGATTGACAATCGTTATAGCGATGTTATTAATTTTAACAAACCAGGTGAATGCCCAAAAGCATGTATCGTCGTTACTTCAATACGACAAACAGATTGATGGCATCATTAGCCAAATGACTTTGGACGAAAAAGTAAATATGCTTCATGCTAAGTTTATGTTTGTTTCGGCTGGCGTTGAGCGATTGGGCATTGCTGACATGAGATATGCTGACGGACCATTTGGCGTGCGCGAGGAAATGCAACCCAAAGGATGGATGCCCTTGGGCTGGGAAAATGATAAAGCTACATTCTTCCCGACAGGTTCTGCGTTGGCAGCAACATGGAGTCCTGAACTGGCTTACAGTTATGGCACCGGAATGGCCCGGGAAACACGGTTACGCGGAAAAGATATGATACTTGGGCCGGCCATCAATATCCAGCGGATTCCTACTGGTGGAAGAACCTATGAATACTTGAGTGAAGATCCTTTTTTAAGTTCGAAACTGGCTGTTGGCTATACCAAAGGTGTTCAGGACAATGGCGTTGCCGTTTGTGTCAAACATTTTGCGTTGAACAACCAGGAAAACAACCGCGGAACAGTTAATGTAATTGTAGGTGAGCGAGCTATGCGCGAGATTTATCTTCCTCCTTTTCGGGCAACCGTTGAGGAAGGTGACGCTTATGGATTTATGTCGGCTTACAACAAAGTAAACGGTTGGTGGTGTGCCGAAAATGATATCCTCCTGAATAAAATTCTGCGTCAGGATTGGGGTTTTGCCGGAATGGTTATTTCTGACTGGGGCGGAACTCATAGCACAGTAGGCTCTGTAAAAGCTGGTCTCAACGTAGAAATGCCTGATCAGAAATTTCTCGGACAAGCCTTGATTGATTCGGTAAAAGCTGGTAAAGTTTCTGAAGAAGTTATTAATCAGCGAGTACGTGAAATTTTGCGTGTTCGGTTGGCCATCAAGCCGATTCCGGAAACTGAAGCAAACAAAGAAATGACCTCTCAGCCTGCCCAGCAGAAAATAGCCTATCAGGTTGCAAGTAAATCGATTGTTTTGCTGAAAAATGATGGTATTCTTCCATTACAGTTGAAAAGTAAACCAGTAATTGCGGTTATTGGCGCCAATGCTACACAAATTATGGGATCAGGCGGAATGGGTGCCGGTGTGAAAACATTGTATGAGATTACTCCTCTTGAAGGATTAAAGAGCCGGATTGGAGATAAGGCTGAAATCATTTTTGCACAAGGATACGATCCTGTTACTTTCAGCTTTGCCGATATGTTCAGAAAAAAAACACCGGAAGAAGTTGAGAAAAAGGCTCAGGAAAAGAAAATTATTGCTGAAAAACTGACCAAAGAAGCGCTTGAAGTTGTGGCCAAAGCTAATCTGGTGTTGTTTATTGGAGGAGATAACCGCGCTGTTGAAACCGAAGGAAGCGACCGGAAAGATATATTTCTTCCTTCAGGACAGGACGAACTGATTAAAAAAATTGCAGCGGTAAACCCCAATATTGTTACTGTGCTGACAAGCGGTGCACCCAACGACCTGAATGTGGTGAACCCGCTTTCAAAGGCATTGCTTATTTCATGGTTTAATGGCTCCGAAGGTGGAAATGCGCTGGCTGATGTGCTTGTTGGAAACATCTCGCCAAGCGGACGTTTGCCATTTACTTTGCCAGTAAAACTGGAGGATTCGCCAGCTTATGCGTTGGGAAATTATCCTCAGGGAGGAAAGAACGCCGATGTTTTTGCTAACCTGGTTTCTGAAACCGATCCAGCCGGAAAAACTCAGGCTAAAAAAGAGGACAAACCGAAAGATGATCCAAATACTGCCCTGTACTCCGAAGAATCGCTGGTAGGCTATCGCTGGTTCGACACGAAAAAAATCCAGGTGATGTATCCGTTTGGCTACGGTCTTACTTACACCACTTTTCAGTATTCCAATTTGAAAACTAACAAGGTGAAGTATGGCAAAGATGAGGTGATTGCGGTATCGTTTGAACTTAAAAATACAGGTAAGTCGATAGCTGACGAAGTCGCTCAGGTTTACGTTCATCGCGTCAATCCATCGGTTGAATGGCCTGAAAAAGAACTGAAAGAATTTTCAAGGGTGTCGCTTAATCCGGGTGAAAGTAAAATTGTAAAACTCGAAATACCGGTAAAAAATCTGCAATACTGGAACGAAACCAAACAGGCATGGAACGACGATTTGTGCAAACTCGAATTGCTGGTTGGCGCATCAGCAGGCGATGTCAAACTGAAAAAAGAAGTAACATTAAGGTAA
- a CDS encoding carboxylesterase/lipase family protein yields MKTNRRNFFQTLGVGAAGLGLSSVPFISSASTPSKEDKDDQQLLIGDNIAIAETKYGKVKGFILRGITCYRGIPYGADTSGKNRFMPPQPPKPWATTLPAVWWGNTAPQIMDNRYANAYSSFVDHWNYDDVSEDCLKLNIWTPAVNAKKRPVLVWLHGGGYTNGNGIEQDGYDGENLSRKGDIVFVSINHRLGPIGFSDLSGIGGSKFADSGNVGALDMVAALEWVRDNIVNFGGDPGNVTIMGQSGGGAKVCVLTAMPKAKGLFHKAVPLSGSTIKAMDQTASQKLGEYILKEAGLSASEVEKLQEMPWKDYILLANKAAQKFAAENSGTGVRGGFSPVADGMNIPKGQFFSDASGISSDVPMMISTTFHEWGMARTMPEMELITREKAIEMLKERAGMGGGLGEKAATVYDAYAKAFPNAKPIEVMTLVSSNRKGAIETANAKAGQKAPVYLAWFGWEPPMFDNRMRAFHCLDICFWFANTDLMLTHTGGGKRPRALSEKMSGTLLQFMKTGNPNKGGLPEWKAYTSEKGETMILTDQPELKNDPDREARKLI; encoded by the coding sequence ATGAAAACCAACAGACGTAATTTTTTCCAGACTTTGGGAGTTGGCGCCGCCGGACTTGGATTGAGTTCAGTGCCATTTATTTCCAGTGCATCAACTCCATCAAAAGAAGATAAAGACGACCAGCAATTGCTGATTGGTGACAACATTGCCATTGCTGAAACCAAATACGGCAAGGTAAAAGGTTTTATCCTGAGAGGAATAACCTGCTATCGTGGAATTCCATATGGTGCTGATACTTCAGGAAAAAACCGCTTTATGCCGCCACAACCGCCCAAACCCTGGGCCACAACTTTGCCGGCCGTTTGGTGGGGAAATACGGCACCTCAAATCATGGATAACCGCTATGCCAATGCCTATTCGTCGTTTGTTGACCACTGGAACTACGACGATGTAAGCGAAGATTGCCTGAAACTGAACATCTGGACACCGGCAGTTAACGCCAAAAAACGTCCGGTTCTGGTTTGGTTGCATGGCGGTGGTTATACCAACGGAAATGGAATTGAACAGGATGGATACGATGGCGAAAACCTCAGCCGCAAAGGCGATATTGTATTTGTTTCAATCAATCATCGGTTGGGACCAATCGGGTTCAGCGATTTATCCGGAATCGGTGGATCGAAGTTTGCCGATTCTGGCAATGTGGGTGCTTTGGATATGGTTGCCGCTCTCGAATGGGTACGCGATAACATTGTCAACTTTGGTGGCGATCCGGGCAATGTGACCATCATGGGTCAATCTGGTGGGGGTGCCAAAGTTTGTGTGTTGACCGCCATGCCTAAAGCCAAAGGATTGTTTCATAAAGCTGTTCCATTAAGCGGATCAACCATAAAAGCAATGGATCAAACGGCTTCTCAAAAACTGGGAGAATATATCCTGAAGGAAGCGGGACTCTCTGCTTCTGAAGTTGAAAAACTTCAGGAAATGCCTTGGAAAGATTACATTTTATTAGCCAATAAAGCTGCTCAGAAATTCGCTGCCGAAAATTCAGGAACTGGTGTGCGCGGCGGATTCAGCCCTGTAGCCGATGGAATGAACATTCCCAAAGGTCAGTTCTTCTCTGATGCGTCAGGTATCTCATCCGATGTTCCAATGATGATCAGCACCACTTTCCATGAATGGGGAATGGCCCGCACCATGCCCGAAATGGAACTGATAACCCGCGAAAAAGCCATTGAAATGCTGAAAGAGCGTGCCGGAATGGGTGGCGGACTTGGAGAAAAAGCTGCAACAGTGTATGATGCATATGCCAAAGCGTTTCCAAATGCAAAACCCATTGAAGTGATGACTTTGGTAAGTAGTAACCGTAAGGGGGCTATTGAAACTGCCAATGCAAAAGCAGGGCAAAAGGCGCCAGTTTACCTGGCATGGTTTGGCTGGGAACCTCCAATGTTCGACAACCGGATGCGGGCTTTCCATTGTTTGGATATCTGTTTCTGGTTTGCCAATACCGATTTGATGCTCACGCATACTGGTGGAGGAAAACGTCCTCGCGCATTGTCAGAAAAAATGTCGGGAACATTGCTTCAATTCATGAAAACCGGAAATCCAAACAAAGGCGGACTTCCGGAGTGGAAAGCATATACTTCAGAAAAGGGTGAAACCATGATTTTGACCGACCAACCGGAGTTGAAAAACGATCCAGATCGTGAAGCCCGAAAACTAATCTGA